A genomic window from Sporosarcina sp. Marseille-Q4063 includes:
- the rpe gene encoding ribulose-phosphate 3-epimerase yields MIKIAPSILAADFSKLAEEVREVEKAGADLIHIDVMDGHFVPNITMGPIVVEALRPVTSLPLDVHLMIENPDAYIEQFAKAGADYITVHVEACPHLHRTLQLIRSTGVKTGVVLNPHTPVESILHVLDNVDMVLFMTVNPGFGGQAFIHSVLPKVKQLSTIIKERNLEIEIEIDGGVDENTIIPCVEAGATILVAGSAIFNQENRAEALQTIKAAGEGALQK; encoded by the coding sequence ATGATTAAAATTGCACCTTCAATTTTGGCTGCAGATTTTTCAAAGCTTGCAGAAGAAGTACGGGAAGTTGAAAAAGCCGGAGCGGATCTTATCCATATCGACGTGATGGATGGTCACTTTGTACCCAATATTACAATGGGCCCAATCGTAGTGGAAGCGCTACGACCGGTAACATCATTACCGCTGGACGTCCATTTAATGATTGAAAATCCGGATGCTTATATTGAACAGTTTGCAAAAGCTGGAGCTGACTATATAACGGTACATGTTGAAGCATGTCCCCATTTACATCGCACGCTTCAACTGATTCGGTCCACTGGGGTAAAAACTGGGGTCGTTTTGAATCCTCACACACCTGTAGAATCGATTCTTCATGTTCTTGATAATGTCGATATGGTGTTATTTATGACGGTCAATCCAGGATTCGGCGGTCAAGCGTTTATTCATTCAGTTCTCCCGAAAGTAAAACAGCTGTCCACAATTATTAAAGAACGGAATTTGGAGATTGAAATTGAAATAGACGGCGGAGTCGATGAAAATACGATCATTCCATGTGTCGAAGCAGGAGCCACAATATTAGTCGCAGGTTCGGCTATTTTCAATCAAGAAAATCGCGCTGAAGCTTTACAAACCATTAAAGCAGCTGGAGAAGGAGCTTTGCAAAAATGA
- a CDS encoding thiamine diphosphokinase gives MKYAVVCAGGPEHEVAELSGFHVDETVFIGADRGAVHLLEKGITPKEAVGDFDSVSLEEYEKIKEAVKNISKFNAEKDETDTELAIERALSYNPEHVLLTGVTGGRLDHSASALHLLYRLQIEYPNISFSIINQTNEMSILLPAVHKLVQDNRYQFVSFFSFGRKVTGLTLTGFKYETINETLDLGMTKFTSNETASHICTISFRGGICLMVRSSDA, from the coding sequence ATGAAATATGCCGTTGTCTGTGCGGGGGGTCCTGAACATGAGGTTGCGGAATTATCCGGATTTCATGTGGATGAAACTGTTTTTATCGGTGCAGACAGAGGGGCGGTTCATCTACTCGAAAAGGGAATCACACCTAAAGAGGCGGTAGGCGATTTCGATTCTGTTTCACTAGAAGAATATGAAAAAATTAAAGAAGCAGTTAAAAATATTTCGAAATTCAATGCTGAAAAAGATGAAACCGATACTGAACTGGCGATTGAACGTGCGCTCTCCTATAATCCTGAACATGTATTATTAACGGGTGTCACGGGCGGCCGACTTGATCATTCAGCGTCTGCATTACATCTTCTGTACCGATTACAAATTGAATATCCAAACATTTCATTTTCAATTATCAACCAGACAAATGAAATGTCGATCCTTCTACCGGCTGTACATAAGTTGGTTCAAGACAATCGTTATCAATTTGTTTCATTTTTTTCTTTTGGCCGAAAAGTGACAGGCCTTACGCTTACTGGATTTAAGTATGAAACAATCAATGAAACACTCGATTTGGGCATGACAAAGTTTACAAGTAACGAGACAGCTTCTCATATCTGTACTATCTCATTCCGCGGGGGCATATGCTTAATGGTAAGGAGTTCAGATGCTTGA
- a CDS encoding Stp1/IreP family PP2C-type Ser/Thr phosphatase, whose translation MVQFEVLSDIGKKRTVNEDGAAVFTLPEGITLAVIADGMGGHRGGDFASSTAITVLEEEFMKLKDREIDQEMDWTVWLKETIFQVNRFLFNYAKDHEEYKGMGTTLEAAIIKNHSCHIYHIGDSRVYLIDPEGIRQITVDHSYVNVLLESGEITKEEAAKHPQRNWIMKALGSERTIEPDYHSEVLGKDSYLLLCTDGLSNKVDVESMQSIILSDRSLREKTEALVNLANKLGGEDNISVILLKPSDEEVSVL comes from the coding sequence ATGGTGCAATTTGAAGTTCTTTCAGATATTGGGAAAAAAAGAACAGTGAATGAAGACGGCGCGGCGGTCTTTACACTTCCCGAAGGAATAACACTTGCGGTCATTGCAGATGGTATGGGGGGACATCGCGGAGGAGATTTTGCAAGTTCAACTGCGATAACAGTACTCGAAGAGGAATTTATGAAATTAAAGGATCGAGAAATCGATCAAGAAATGGATTGGACTGTTTGGCTCAAAGAAACAATATTTCAAGTCAATCGATTCTTATTTAATTATGCAAAAGATCATGAGGAATACAAGGGAATGGGGACTACTCTTGAAGCAGCGATTATTAAAAATCATTCCTGCCATATTTACCATATCGGTGACAGTAGAGTTTATTTGATTGATCCTGAGGGAATACGTCAAATTACGGTAGATCATTCCTATGTAAATGTTCTTCTCGAAAGCGGGGAAATCACTAAGGAAGAAGCTGCTAAACACCCACAACGTAACTGGATTATGAAAGCCCTTGGATCTGAAAGAACAATTGAACCCGACTATCATTCAGAAGTACTTGGAAAAGATAGCTATCTTCTTCTCTGTACAGATGGTTTAAGTAATAAAGTGGATGTAGAATCGATGCAAAGTATTATTTTATCGGATCGCTCACTGCGTGAAAAAACGGAAGCGCTCGTAAACTTAGCAAATAAATTGGGCGGCGAAGATAACATTTCAGTTATATTGTTAAAGCCTTCGGATGAGGAGGTGTCGGTCCTGTGA
- the rsgA gene encoding ribosome small subunit-dependent GTPase A: MRRKVISLEGQIRKAISGFYYVENDGVIVQCKSRGVFRKRGVHPLVGDFVTFVPDGANDATITVVHERKNELVRPPISNVDQAILVFSIVEPDFSAHLLDRFLTVIESFKIRPVICLTKKDLANEKELEQVEKAAKYYEKIGYQVMTTFIDDENLPEMLKPILNGKTTVLAGQSGVGKSTLLNTVLPSLGLKTGVISEALGRGKHTTRHVELLEVAGGLVADTPGFSSLETDHIEKEELSRYFVEIDQASDYCKFRGCLHFNEPKCEVKKLVEDGEIAKHRYENYLYFLQEIRERKPRYEKHD; the protein is encoded by the coding sequence TTGAGAAGGAAGGTAATTTCTCTGGAAGGACAAATTAGAAAAGCGATTAGCGGATTTTATTATGTGGAAAATGATGGCGTAATCGTTCAATGTAAAAGCCGCGGTGTTTTTCGGAAGCGGGGCGTTCATCCACTAGTTGGTGACTTTGTTACTTTCGTTCCCGACGGTGCTAATGATGCGACGATTACAGTTGTTCACGAAAGAAAAAATGAACTCGTGCGTCCGCCAATTTCAAATGTGGATCAAGCGATTCTCGTATTTTCAATCGTGGAACCAGACTTTAGTGCGCATTTACTTGACCGTTTTCTTACCGTTATTGAATCGTTTAAAATCCGACCCGTTATTTGTTTGACGAAAAAAGATCTGGCGAATGAAAAAGAGCTAGAGCAAGTTGAAAAAGCTGCAAAGTATTACGAGAAAATCGGTTATCAAGTCATGACGACCTTTATCGATGATGAAAATTTACCGGAAATGCTTAAACCAATTTTGAATGGAAAAACAACCGTGTTGGCAGGACAATCAGGTGTAGGGAAGTCTACATTATTAAATACTGTGCTTCCCTCACTTGGTTTAAAAACAGGCGTGATATCAGAAGCCCTTGGCAGAGGAAAGCATACGACCCGCCATGTTGAACTATTAGAAGTCGCTGGCGGCCTCGTTGCGGATACTCCGGGCTTCAGTTCACTTGAGACTGACCATATCGAAAAAGAAGAACTTTCTCGCTACTTTGTAGAAATCGATCAAGCATCGGATTATTGTAAATTCCGTGGATGTTTACATTTTAATGAACCGAAATGTGAAGTGAAGAAATTAGTGGAGGATGGAGAAATTGCAAAACATCGCTACGAAAACTATCTTTACTTTTTACAGGAAATAAGAGAAAGAAAGCCGAGGTATGAAAAACATGATTAA
- the spoVM gene encoding stage V sporulation protein SpoVM, which translates to MLERSGELRVYTFTLPKFVSGFVRKCIVIFRKDEKSKPSPSNKKKRKKNEKMPG; encoded by the coding sequence ATGCTTGAAAGGAGTGGGGAGTTGCGGGTTTATACATTTACACTACCAAAGTTTGTGAGTGGTTTCGTCCGGAAATGTATCGTTATCTTTCGTAAAGATGAAAAATCTAAGCCATCGCCATCGAACAAGAAGAAGAGGAAGAAAAACGAAAAAATGCCAGGCTGA
- the pknB gene encoding Stk1 family PASTA domain-containing Ser/Thr kinase, whose amino-acid sequence MIGKRIGGRYEILKFIGGGGMSRVYLAHDIILDRDVAIKVLNYDFSNEEELKRRFMREALSATSLTHPHIVDIYDVGEDGDIHYLVMEFIEGQTLKEYINSNGPLAPEQALPIMRQLVSAISNAHYNGIVHRDIKPQNILMDHDGNVKITDFGIAMALSATAYTKTNSVLGTVHYLSPEQARGGMATKKSDIYSLGIVFYELLTGKLPFSGESAVSIALKHLQEETPSVRKLFPTVPQSVENVILKATAKDAVSRYRSADEMQDDLATVLSPERANEEKFVSSFDDESTRVIPAITATSKFDNVQQTKENQPVNPEVEEVVEPVKKKRKKWPIVVGILAGLAAIALLIVFLPGLLGLNKIEVPDVSDYDEKEAIDLLEEKGFIVAEDRTEQTSDEFEAGKVIRTVPEAGKERRAGTEITLYISTGKEVTELDDYTGRDIGQVKGIVEEVFKSIEIEEVFDDEIPKGTIIKQEPEAGKEYVLSETDLVFTVSKGKEMRKLENLVGYDEQKLEEYAKSSGLNIVVTSKEHHATVGSGRIISQEPAADTMMEKGGRVEVIQSLGQEQKPIRQLIQTVTIEYLPEEPEDGEEEDPEAERKPNRIRIYIEDRKNSMTDVFSDFEITEDTPRRITIELEEGQSGAYRIMRDDEQIAEEKFDYDDVD is encoded by the coding sequence GTGATAGGCAAACGAATAGGTGGACGTTATGAAATATTGAAATTTATCGGCGGGGGCGGTATGTCGCGCGTCTATCTTGCACACGATATTATCCTCGATCGTGATGTCGCGATAAAAGTTCTAAATTATGACTTTTCAAATGAAGAAGAACTTAAACGACGTTTTATGAGAGAGGCTCTTTCCGCTACAAGCTTAACGCATCCGCATATTGTTGATATCTATGATGTAGGAGAAGACGGCGATATCCATTATTTAGTAATGGAGTTTATTGAAGGGCAAACACTGAAGGAATATATCAATTCCAATGGACCATTAGCACCTGAACAAGCTTTGCCAATTATGCGGCAACTTGTTTCCGCCATCTCAAACGCGCATTACAACGGCATTGTTCACCGAGATATAAAACCGCAAAACATTTTGATGGATCACGATGGAAATGTGAAAATAACTGATTTTGGAATCGCAATGGCATTAAGCGCTACCGCTTATACAAAGACAAATTCAGTTTTGGGTACCGTTCATTATCTGTCCCCTGAACAAGCGCGCGGCGGCATGGCAACGAAAAAATCAGATATTTATTCTTTGGGAATTGTGTTTTATGAATTATTAACAGGGAAATTGCCATTCTCGGGTGAATCGGCGGTTTCAATCGCTTTAAAACATTTACAAGAAGAAACGCCTTCTGTCCGAAAGTTATTTCCGACAGTTCCACAAAGCGTTGAAAATGTAATTTTAAAAGCGACAGCTAAAGACGCTGTTAGTAGATATAGATCTGCAGATGAAATGCAAGATGATCTTGCAACAGTATTATCGCCCGAACGTGCAAATGAAGAAAAGTTTGTCAGTTCGTTTGATGATGAATCGACACGTGTGATTCCCGCTATAACGGCAACATCCAAGTTCGATAATGTACAGCAAACAAAAGAAAATCAACCCGTAAACCCTGAAGTCGAAGAGGTTGTCGAACCAGTCAAAAAGAAGCGGAAGAAATGGCCGATAGTCGTCGGGATTTTAGCAGGTCTTGCTGCAATTGCTCTGTTAATCGTGTTTCTACCTGGTTTATTGGGACTTAATAAAATAGAAGTTCCCGATGTTAGCGATTATGACGAGAAAGAAGCAATCGATCTACTTGAAGAGAAAGGTTTTATTGTCGCAGAGGATAGAACTGAACAAACTTCTGATGAATTTGAAGCGGGAAAAGTCATTCGAACTGTTCCAGAAGCTGGTAAGGAACGAAGAGCGGGGACTGAAATTACGCTTTATATTAGTACAGGAAAAGAAGTCACAGAATTAGATGATTATACCGGCCGAGACATCGGGCAAGTTAAAGGTATTGTAGAAGAAGTGTTTAAATCAATTGAAATAGAAGAAGTTTTTGACGATGAAATACCAAAGGGAACAATAATAAAACAAGAACCTGAAGCAGGTAAAGAATACGTTTTAAGTGAAACTGATCTCGTCTTTACGGTAAGCAAAGGGAAAGAGATGCGAAAACTTGAAAATCTTGTTGGTTATGATGAACAGAAATTAGAGGAATATGCCAAGTCGTCTGGTTTAAACATAGTCGTGACTAGTAAAGAACATCACGCTACAGTCGGATCAGGCAGAATTATTTCTCAAGAACCAGCTGCTGATACAATGATGGAAAAAGGCGGCAGAGTTGAAGTTATCCAATCCTTAGGTCAAGAACAAAAGCCGATTAGACAATTAATCCAAACCGTAACCATTGAATATCTTCCTGAAGAACCTGAAGATGGTGAGGAAGAAGACCCTGAAGCAGAAAGAAAGCCGAATAGAATTCGGATTTATATCGAAGATCGTAAAAATTCCATGACTGATGTTTTTAGTGATTTCGAAATCACCGAAGATACGCCGAGACGTATAACCATTGAGTTGGAAGAAGGTCAAAGCGGTGCGTATCGCATTATGCGTGATGACGAGCAGATTGCAGAAGAAAAATTCGATTACGATGACGTTGATTGA